One part of the Humulus lupulus chromosome 9, drHumLupu1.1, whole genome shotgun sequence genome encodes these proteins:
- the LOC133800608 gene encoding photosystem I reaction center subunit III, chloroplastic, translating to MSLTIPTNLSKSMLKPRLSNTPKLQQRSSFVVCSAAQPEKSSSSAGESQLKAFSAALALSSILISAAPMPAAADIAGLTPCKDSKQFAKREKQQIKKLESSLKLYAPDSAPALAINATIEKTKRRFDFYGKSGLLCGSDGLPHLIVSGDQRHWGEFITPGLLFLYIAGWIGWVGRSYLIAIRGDKKPTQKEIIIDVPLATSLVFRGFSWPVAAYRELVNGELIAKDV from the coding sequence atgtcTCTCACAATCCCCACTAACCTCTCAAAGTCCATGCTCAAGCCGAGGCTGAGCAACACACCGAAGTTGCAGCAGAGATCCAGCTTCGTCGTCTGCTCCGCCGCGCAGCCAGAGAAGAGTTCTTCCTCTGCCGGAGAGAGCCAGCTAAAGGCCTTCTCGGCTGCTCTAGCGCTGTCCTCCATCTTAATCTCCGCGGCGCCGATGCCAGCCGCCGCCGACATCGCGGGACTGACGCCGTGCAAGGACTCGAAGCAGTTCGCAAAGCGCGAGAAGCAACAGATCAAGAAGCTTGAGTCGTCACTGAAGCTGTACGCGCCGGACTCTGCTCCCGCTCTGGCGATCAACGCGACGATCGAGAAGACGAAGAGGCGGTTCGACTTCTACGGAAAGTCGGGGCTGTTGTGTGGGTCCGATGGGCTGCCGCACCTGATCGTGAGCGGTGACCAGAGGCATTGGGGTGAGTTCATCACACCTGGATTGCTGTTCTTGTACATCGCCGGTTGGATTGGGTGGGTCGGACGAAGCTACCTGATCGCCATTAGAGGAGATAAGAAACCTACGCAGAAGGAGATTATCATTGATGTGCCTTTGGCCACAAGCTTGGTGTTCAGAGGGTTCAGTTGGCCTGTTGCTGCTTACAGAGAGCTCGTCAATGGTGAACTCATTGCCAAGGACGTCTAA